The proteins below come from a single Cannabis sativa cultivar Pink pepper isolate KNU-18-1 chromosome 3, ASM2916894v1, whole genome shotgun sequence genomic window:
- the LOC133036251 gene encoding uncharacterized protein LOC133036251 has protein sequence MTWLDFVNVFNRKYYSAAILAAKEDEFMNLRQNNLTVTEYARQFDRLAKFAQEIVPTEALRVKRFLKGMNPMIKKDLKIMVGTNTVYAEVLEKALEAELLENDIKKENAAKWEARRNNGGNQENKRKHEGNHGNDRDKKGKAVVQNNNNGVKRSYVEFPICPTCNRKHLGECKMKSGVCYNCGQPCHLKKNCPKGQKKENQAAPARVFALTRGEAATSNTVVSGQVSIYGLPCNVLFDSGATHSYIATRLIDSIDKPCDLLRCGIVTELPSGETMLSTRRMRDVPIIIESKELMGDLIELGIKEYDVILGMDWLSSHGATINCRKKLIVFETKAGDRFIFKGDKLALRTPLISSLKASQLMKAGCMAFLASVVDRAIETQLNVENVHIVCEFPEVFPKDLPGLPPDREVEFIIELAPGTNPISKAPYRMAPNELKELKIQLQELLDKGFIRPSYSP, from the coding sequence ATGACCTGGTTGGACTTTGTTAATGTGTTCAACAGGAAGTACTACAGTGCCGCCATACTGGCTGCAAAAGAAGATGAGTTTATGAATCTGAGGCAGAACAATCTCACTGTCACGGAGTATGCTAGGCAATTTGACCGtctggcaaagtttgcacaagAGATCGTACCAACCGAGGCCCTTCGGGTCAAAAGGTTTTTGAAGGGGATGAACCCCATGATAAAAAAAGATTTGAAAATCATGGTGGGGACCAACACAGTTTATGCTGAGGTGTTAGAGAAAGCTCTCGAAGCTGAGTTGCTCGAAAATGATATAAAGAAGGAGAATGCTGCTAAGTGGGAAGCCCGAAGAAACAATGGAGGAAATCAAGAGAATAAGAGAAAACACGAGGGAAATCACGGTAATGATCGTGATAAAAAGGGGAAAGCAGTGgtccaaaataacaacaatgggGTGAAAAGGTCCTATGTAGAATTCCCAATTTGCCCCACATGCAATAGAAAACATCTTGGGGAGTGTAAGATGAAGTCAGGGGTGTGCTACAATTGCGGGCAGCCATGCCATCTGAAGAAAAATTGCCCAAAGGGACAAAAGAAGGAGAACCAAGCCGCTCCCGCTCGAGTGTTTGCTCTCACCAGAGGAGAAGCGGCCACAAGCAACACTGTTGTCTCAGGTCAGGTTTCTATTTACGGATTGCCTTGTAATGTTCTCTTTGATTCTGGAGCTACTCATTCTTATATAGCTACTAGGTTGATTGATAGTATAGATAAGCCATGTGACCTACTTAGATGTGGTATTGTAACGGAATTACCCTCGGGAGAAACCATGCTATCAACAAGAAGAATGCGAGATGTACctatcataatcgaaagcaaagAACTCATGGGCGACCTAATAGAGCTGGGAATAAAGGAATATGATGTTATACTTGGGATGGATTGGCTATCTAGTCACGGTGCGACAATCAATTGCCGAAAGAAACTGATCGTTTTTGAAACAAAGGCTGGGGATCGGTTTATATTCAAGGGCGACAAGCTAGCCCTTAGGACTCCATTAATCTCTTCCCTGAAAGCTAGTCAGCTAATGAAGGCGGGATGCATGGCATTCTTGGCCAGCGTAGTGGATCGAGCAATAGAGACGCAACTAAATGTGGAGAACGTGCACATAGTCTGTGAATTTCCAGAGGTCTTTCCAAAAGATCTGCCGGGACTACCTCCAGACAGAGAGGTGGAGTTCATCATCGAATTAGCCCCAGGGACTAATCCAATTTCAAAGGCTCCATACAGAATGGCACCTAATGAGTTAAAAGAGCTTAAAATACAACTACAGGAGCTCTTAGACAAAGGGTTCATTAGACCGAGTTACTCACCTTAG